The Solanum lycopersicum chromosome 9, SLM_r2.1 genome window below encodes:
- the LOC138338516 gene encoding uncharacterized protein, whose amino-acid sequence MKGVVRLGKRGKSSPDYVGPYEILQKIGKVAYELKLASVLASVHPVFHASMLKNCVGDPKSILPVEGLAVKDDRCCDYVPVKILDRQVKMLRNKEMVFVKVL is encoded by the coding sequence atgaaaggggtggttagattagGCAAGAGAGGAAAGTCGAGTCCTgattatgtgggtccctatgaaatatTGCAAAAgattggtaaggttgcctacgAATTGAAACTTGCTAGTGTTTTGGCCtcggttcatccggttttccatgctTCTATGTTGAAAAACTGTGTTGGTGATCCGAAGTCCATTCTTCCTGTTGAGGGTCTTGCTGTCAAGGATGACCGCTGTTGTGATTATGTCCCGGttaaaattcttgataggcaagtcaagatgttaaggaataaagagatGGTTTTTGTAAAAGTATTATGA